The following DNA comes from Gemmatimonadota bacterium.
GGACGCTTGTCCCCAACGGCGCCATCTGGGTCGTGCACCGGAAGGGGAAGGAGGCGACGCTACGTGACGTCGAGGTGTTCGCGGCCGGACGCCGCGCCGGACTGGTCGACAACAAGGTCGCGTCGTTTTCGGCGACGCACACCGCCGAGCGTCTCGTGATTCCGCGCGCCGAACGTTAGGCACCGCCCCACTCGCGTGATACGAAGAACGCCGCGCCCGTGATCGAGCGCGGCGTTCGTGTAGGAAGGGCCGTCCGCCAGGCGGTGGACTACGGCGTGATTAGCGCTCCCGTGCCCGGCGGCGAGTCCCGTGGCGGCGCCGCAGCTGATGTCGCCTGAAGGCGTTCCGGCCGCGGTGACCCGCCCGACCGACATGGTGCACTGCGTCCCGGTGAGCTTCACGTGGAGCGCCGTCGCGTCGAAGCCGGCGAACGGGTCACTCGCGGTGATGGTGATGCGCACGTCGCTCGTCGCGCGCCAGTCGAGCTGCGTCGGGTCCGTCGTATAAGTGGTTCTCCGCCAGAACCCTCCTCGGCGATCCCTGAGCTCGGCGAGGTCGGCCTTGAGGGCCGCCGTGAAGGCCTTGCCCGCGCATGGAGTGGTACTTGGGACGGCGACCGCGGTGGAGGACGCTGAAGACAGCCATCGCGACGAGGATCTCGGCGAAGGTGAATCCAGTTCTGCGGGTCACGATGCGCTCCGACGGGGACGATTCGAGGTGGAACCGATGCCCGCTGGAAAAGCAGGAGCGGTGCCACAGGTGATCCAACACACAGTTTCGGCTCATTTCGCCGGAACACGAGGCCGGGCTTTCGGGAGCCGTTCCGTCCGACAGTCGGTCCAGTTGCACATGAAGAACTTTCCCAAGCGCCTTGGCAGTATTGAGTTGCGGTAAACGCAGCAAACGAATGTTTCGGTTCTGGCGACCTGCACACCGCGTTGAAGAATCCGGGTGGCAGGACGGCTGGGACCGACCGCCCTGGGCGCGCGCGGCCCGCGTGGCGGGCGTTACGACACCGCCACGAATCGTCACGCCTGTCGTGCCGACTCCGCAATGGAATCGCTTCCCACGGAGGCCTCGGCGGCCCCCGCTGCGGGCCCCGGTGAGTCGTTCGACCGATGCGCGGTCTGCCCGGACCGATGAGAGTTCGACGCGCGGGATGTCCAACTTCGCTGAAACTCGCCTCCGAGGTCGTTCGTTAGATGCAAGTACTTGCTTGCGTGCCGGGACATCCCGGCAATTCATTTCCAGGATCTATGGACAACCGAGACAAACTCCTGCTCGCGGCGAGTCGGATCTATGCCGAAGTCGGCTTTCGCGGCGCGACGACGCGCCGCATCGCCGATGAGGCCGGGGTGAACGAGGTCACCCTCTTTCGCCTGTTCGGCTCCAAGGCCCAGCTCATCGCAGAGGCGATCTCCTGCCAGGACCCGATGGGGACGGTCTCCCTGCCGGAGCACCCCGTCGATCCGCTCCGTGAGTTGGCCGCATGGTGCGATGGACATACGGTGGTCCTGCGCGAGATGCGGGCGATGATCCGAAAACGATGGCCGATCTGGAGGAGCACCCCGAAATGGCGCCGCACCTCTGCAACGGCCAGACACCGCACTTCAACGAGTTGGTCTGCTACTCCACGCGAGTCGTGGCGCAATTCTCACGGCCTAGGTGGCGGCGACGTCGTCACCGCGTGCCCGATGCCTTCAGCGCGATCTTCGCCGACGCGATGTCGCGCGATGTCTCCCCCACCATCTACCCTCAGCCCGCGAACACGAGGCGTCCACGCGATACGTCCGCGTCTTCCTTCGCGCTCTCGGCGTTCTGAGTCAAACGCACCTCCTTGCCCGCGCCGCGGTGTCGCACGACCGACAGCGAGGCGGCCTGAGGACAACCGATTCCCTCCTTTACGCTCTCTTCTACAGAAGTCCGTGCACCAGGTCTCTC
Coding sequences within:
- a CDS encoding prepilin-type N-terminal cleavage/methylation domain-containing protein yields the protein MTIRGGVVTPATRAARAQGGRSQPSCHPDSSTRCAGRQNRNIRLLRLPQLNTAKALGKVLHVQLDRLSDGTAPESPASCSGEMSRNCVLDHLWHRSCFSSGHRFHLESSPSERIVTRRTGFTFAEILVAMAVFSVLHRGRRPKYHSMRGQGLHGGPQGRPRRAQGSPRRVLAENHLYDGPDAARLARDERRAHHHHRE
- a CDS encoding TetR/AcrR family transcriptional regulator, with protein sequence MDNRDKLLLAASRIYAEVGFRGATTRRIADEAGVNEVTLFRLFGSKAQLIAEAISCQDPMGTVSLPEHPVDPLRELAAWCDGHTVVLREMRAMIRKRWPIWRSTPKWRRTSATARHRTSTSWSATPRESWRNSHGLGGGDVVTACPMPSARSSPTRCRAMSPPPSTLSPRTRGVHAIRPRLPSRSRRSESNAPPCPRRGVARPTARRPEDNRFPPLRSLLQKSVHQVSRRRRRWRFYGPAGFTRRGLDPLARGCVAAVADCRAKRCQHRAGWRHARARTADAGALPVPAAGEWHGGDTRTLATQFSGLPVQRPNGTAWAESPSVPPRRTPRPISSPVHRHLATAGATEAQRLSGLSYTRDAPRAAEGIDFSRGLGAKNQYQLAANGFR